The following is a genomic window from Nymphaea colorata isolate Beijing-Zhang1983 chromosome 3, ASM883128v2, whole genome shotgun sequence.
ATGTATCATGGCGTTCCAGCAAGCAGCATCTTTCCAGAAACTCCCAGTTGATCAAAACACCCAGTTAATACAAATTCAATGTCAAATGACTACTGTACCCTAGAAACACAATATCAAACTTTGTGACTTTGTCCACCgcacatgtcaaaatttttgtcTCAAACAGAAAAATCATATCAATTTTGTTCTTTGCAATGTACTTGGAAAGACATTTCTACACCCATTGACTAAGcctaatgttccatgaatctgttttGATTTACAACATGAACCATGAGCAAttgagtttgaactttgaatccCTCTCCCATGGGTCACATCACCAATGAAATGTTCATTTTAGCAAATCCACCAAAGGTAGCTGTTTAATTTCCCTTCCCTCCATAAGATGCCTGTCCATCTCAAGAGGAAGACTCTTCAACTAATCACCCCCAACCAGAATTGTATTCTAATGCCAATACGAGTTTACGAACTGGGCAACTAAGTTAAGATGCTCATTGTGGAGTCTGCTACTGCCTACAAACATCTTTGCATGAGACAGAGCAAGGTCCGCTTCTCTTGTATTGTTCTGTCCAACGTAACAAACTTCTTGCATTGTACCTTTCTTAACGTATCTGATGTACAACGGTTAGGCAAGAAATTGAACACACAAAAGCCACGAAAAACTAAACAACGGAAGCAGACAATAGTTCAAACAGCATCAGTCTCCAACAAGAGACATCAAGAGCTAGTCCGTACTGTGTCTTAGCGGAATAGAAAGAGTTGATGCCTTTAATACCAGCAACCACATGTACATTGCGACCGATTCTCCTCCAAGCTGCAATCTGTAGAAACAGAAACCTAAACATCACATACTAGAATTTGACTacaataattttataaaaatacaaATGTAACACCACATTTTTCTCAAAGAAGCAAAGTTGGCTTCAACCAAACACGCCGATAGCATGCTTCAGAACTTGGATCTGGAGAGACTTTAAAGCAAATATTAAGCAAAATAGATCATGACGACACCAACCAAACATATGAAAATGCTTCCAATCACAATCCACATACTGCGAATACGGACCTCAAGAGGCAGGGGAAAAAGATGCTTACTGAAAAGAACATTGAATTTCAGACCTTAAATCAGTAGCTCCATCCATCACAATAGACCCAACACCAAGAAAGCGAACAAGACCacgaaaagaaaaataaaaaataaaccacGTCCTTCCAACGGTTAGTTTACCACACAGTTTAGCAATGAAGTCACATCCTTCCAGAAATTCAGAAATATTCATACGCTAATTGCTGGAAATGAAAAGCACAAAAGAGAAACTACATAGGCGAAAATATTcaagcaaacaaagaaaatggcTGTTTCTCTAAAACGCCTCATTGAACAAGTGGAGCGAAAACAAATACCCAGATTATTGAGTTCTTGATTAATCAAATATACTGAAAACCAGGACAacacaagaaggaaaaactcAAGGAGAAACGTGTTTCAAATCTTATCTCAAAATTTAACTGCTAAAACCACAAAAATTGGAACCTCATCCACCTTGGGAGTCACAGTAGGTTGGAACTTGAACATGGTCGTTGCCATCGATGCCGTCCCAGTTCTTTTTGGCGCCTCCTCTCTTATTTAAGACGACGTACACTGCAACGTTATCAAAATCACTTCACAAATTGAAAAACCTTAAAATTCGGTGAATCGGAATCGTCCGTAAATCGGGagcatgaaaattatttttatttaagaagTCGAATAAAACTGAAAACGTAGGAAAATAAGAGGACCGAAATGTACTTTTCAAAATCATGTgccataattttcaaaatttgtggAAAATAATGGGACCGAAATGTACTTTTGAACCTGGctttgatgaaaaagaagaattctGGAGAGTTACCTTAGGTAGAAAAGAGGTGATGAATCAATCCTATGTTTGATGGGCGATGGGCACAATGGAGAATGGAAATCACAGACAGATATGTCACTTGATTCCACAAGTCAAAtgtatttcaattttcaatgtaCGTTCCTTATCATTTAAAGAggaaagtaagaaaagaaaacaataaaaccCACGTCACTTCACTTGATCGACTCAAATTCAGTTGTCACTTGTTTGATCATGAGATCCATTGAAATGGATTTAGCACTGATCTCTTGTCTTTAGACAACTGCGCCAATCACCTTTTGGATATTCTGATCACAACCTTCACCACATGCAGCCCTCAGAACTTGCTTGCTTGTTCATGAACTGACATTGATCTTGTTCACATCACCTACCAGATTGCTTTAGGATCACCCAATACTACCATGGCTTTCCAAAATGCTAATGTGGGTGTTTAATGGAAACATGATCTTCTGAACGTAATTGCTAGGGAAACAAGGTGGGTGGCCCTCAAAATTAGAGTTTTAGAGATGGATTCATGGAAATTAATTTGGAGAAAAGgattttgatttatatatgaaGTGATTGGTTGATGATGGCATGCAAAAACGCCATTTTCTTGCAGGGAGCTCCAGAGAGAAGGATAAAGATCTACTGTCATAAATTTTACTCAGCACTCGATGATTTTATTCCATGTGATTGGTTTTCTGATAAAACTTTATTAAGACACTGAAATAAAAATGGTAAGGCTTTACGTATAAATTTATGTAATCATCAAAAGTCGAGTGTTTTTGCAATTTTCCTGACAACAAAATTGTAGGAGGCCGTTGCGACCTTTAATCTGCAATCTATTTTCTTTCCAAggaaaaatgttgttaaatCTCCAAGTACAAGTTACCATGCACATTACTGTGATGAACTGAGCATCATTGCCACAAACTTTTACTTAAAAAGAACTTCCTTCCCTCAAGAACACGTTCCAGAAATAAAGAGCATGTCGCATATTTTAAAATGGTAGAAAATTAGAGAAATTCATTCCATTTTATAAACATACATCGCATCTCCCTTCCATGAATTTTTGAGGTCCGCCCATTTCCGCGCTTCCGATTTCGTTTATAGGGTTCATTATAGTCTGATATCCTCGAAGGGTATTTTCGGCATTTTCTCAGACGTGCTTCACTTCGCGAGGGAATGCAATCAATCCTGCAGTTGTGCGGAGTCTCTGTGTCATTTTGGAGGGACATGGGCACTCCGTTTTAGAAGCATGCAGCGTCTTCGGTTCTTGACGAGAAAATAGATACTACGTCTTAAACAAGGGAGAGGTGCCGAAAAGGGTCCAGGATAGCGTCGATGGCGACGACCATGTTGAAGTTTCAACCTACTGTGATTCCAAAGGTAGATAAGCTTCcaatttttatggttttagtAGTTAGATATTGAGATAAGGTTTGGaacacttttttctttagtttttcctTCTTGTGATACCGGCTTTTAGCATCTTTGACTAATTAAGAGCTCAACCATCTAGGTATTTGGTTTTGCTCCACTTCTTCAGTGAGGCATTTTAGAGAATGAACCATGTTCTTTCCTTGCCCTGAATTTCTTCGCCTTGgcagtttcttttttctggttttcgTCTCAGTTTGACTGAAGTAGCCAACAATTACCATGTGAATTTTTCTGAATTTCTGGAAGGATGTAATTCATCTGCCAAATTGCGTTGTTCACGCGTTGGAAGGACTTAAttatttgctatttttctttttcgtggTCTTGTTCGTTTATTGGAATCAGGTCTATTATAATGGATGACGCCATTGACTCTAAGGTCCCTAATTCGATGTTCTCTTTAGTAAGCACCTTCGTTTTTCTCCTGCACCTTGAGGTCCGTATTGGAAGCATATAACGATGCAGTATTTTCCATGTCTGGTTGGTTCCATCCTGATTtattttgcttaaaatttgCTTTAAAATGTGTCCGAATCCAagttatggttttttttttctcatattataTGCATGTCGGGATGGTGCTAAATTTGCTTctccttaaaaagaaaattctggTGGTACATTTGTATTTTGTTTAAGTTTGTGTAGTCAAATTCTAGTCGGTCATAAACAGGTTTCTGTTCTACAGGTTGGAGTTTTGAGGAGAATCAGTCACAATGTACATATGGTCGCCGACATTAAAAGCATCAAGTCTTTGTACTCCACTAAGATACAGTACGGTCTAGTTTTGATGCTTCTTGTTGGACTAATGTTGGTTTGATATATCATCTACTTCCATTGTTTAGTTTTAGTGGCTTTCTATGTTCCTAGTTCTGGCTTAATCATGACATCTTTGCGCTTACATCAGATGCATCTTCTGCCTGTTCTGAGCCTTTCAGCATTTGTCCATATCACTTTGGCTGTTTCTGTAAAAATTGCATGCGTATGCTGTGCTCAAATGTTCTGAAGCTTggttcttttatttattttggaaaCTTTCACATCATAGATCTATctgccttcaattttttttttgtcaagcaTGAATGAccactatttttttttgaactcCAATTGATCTGTTGgtataagtatcatattttgCGTAGTAAAGAATGGAACCAATTCCCATGCAGATCTCAGAGTAACATTCATGACCCCATTTAGGATAAAATGAATCAACATGACAATAGAGACAAACAGATGCAATGGCAGTGTTTACATGAAGCAGTCGTTTTTCTTTTAAGTGAGAACTCAGAAGCAAGGTGCTTCAAATGCACTTCAGCAGATACGACAATCAGGTTCAGTTGCATCTATAACTTGGATGGTTGCTTGTGATGCTTTGTGGACTATTGTTCATCTAAGGCATTTAGCACATAGTCATCTCAAAATGTCTTGTCTAATCGGATGCATTGGACTTCTCTTACATGTTCAACATTTCAACAACAATTGAAACCACCAACCTGTTTGGATGTATTCAACTTTTTGACTTGGACAAGCATTTTTACCATGCTATGCTGATTTCCTTTGGGCCATCAAACTCTTGGTACCCTTCGTCACCAAGTTCATAAACGGTGCCCTTAAATGCTCATGGGTTGGGAAACTCTTGTAGCCCATTCACCCATTCACCAAAGGAGCTTCCTTGGCCTtacttttgattttgatttctctCATCATATAAGATAGTTTCTTAATTGTTATTGACCACTCTGAGTTTGACatatcaaaattaaatttataatttgCAAATGACATGTTATTGTCTGCCTGATGATCAGTAAATGGAATTATTAGTGACGAGTCCACAAGTAGTTAAGCATATAGAAGTTAAATTTCTAAGAGGCATTACATGTCCTATTTATGATTGTTATGTTGGTACATGGATCTGATAATGTGAGCTACTAAGAAAAGTTTCCATCACCAAAGATCTCATAGTTGTCTTAGAAAATAAGCGTATCAGGAGCATAAATAGGCATCACTATTGATGATGAGTAAATTGGATATTTGATATGAAATATTTCCATGCTTGATAGTGAATTGCTGGCCATTTGGGCAGGACAAATCCCAAGTGCTAAAGCATGGATTACAGGCATCGCCTTGAATTGTGACTACAAACCTTGGAAGAGACATGGTCTCTTGATTAATagaatattttccaaaataaaacCGACCGTGTTGGCAATGTTCCACTTAGcattttgtcaaatttataCTCCTTCAGGGGAATGCTTAAAGTTGATGAAatgtgaatataattttttattttagatgcAGCATGTAAAGCCAAAATGTGAAGCTAACACTCTATGGGAACATATGGTGTGATGGCATGTCATTCTATGTATAACTTGGACCTAAGTGATTCCACGGTTTCACTATTGGTTTTTGGTATACAGATTATTTGGAATAGGTTGGTCCAGCTAGTTCTAGGGAGGAAAATGCACTCATATTGGCCACATTAGGAGCTGATGGGAAACTTTATGTTTTGGCAGGGAGGGTTTGTTTCGTGTTGTGGGATGGGAGAATATATGGAAATGGATCATTGGGACAAAATATCGTGTGTCTGCATAAGCTATTCATGGTCTACATCATCTTAGATATAAAGATCTTTTCCATTTCTGTTTGCTTAGCATCAAGTTTGGGGAAAGTGCATCTTTAATCTTGGCTGATGGGATTAACTCTTTTTTCTATGTGTACATATAGGCATTAGAATGCTCTCCTGtcttttatgaatatgttataaCTTATTAACTTTTAGCAGTACCAAAATTTCCGACAACTCGCAATGATGTTTATGTTCATTATCATCAGAGGGACGTCTAGAAAATTTTACCAACTTATATGCTTCCTTGGCACTTGTGGTACTTGTCAAAAAATATACGTGTATGTGCAGGCACTAAAATTACATTTGCGGATGTTTGAAACATGTTCATTCACGCCATTGCTTATGCAACAAACTCTGAAGCCCATAACAACGTTTATATTCATTGTCATTCTTTGGACTCCAGCTACAATTACCAACTTATAACCCTCTTTTAgactttttctttataaatcTTTTCTGTTAgaatttattgatatgcttCTCTCATATTTGAAGTTTTTGCTTGAGCAGCCTTTATTGTTGCAGTGTGATCACTCATCAACTTGATGCTGCATTTCTTTATTCACCACAGGTTATTACATTCTTCTGAGCAAAACGCTTCCAGACATGTTCAGCTTACTGCTAATGCAGTTGGTTCAGGTGAAATTAGTTCTTGATTATGGCCCTGggtattcaattttttttttcttgcaaataatTTTAATGATTTAAACCATCTAACtaccaatttttgttttttgttgtttatttagGATTAGAAGGGTCAATAGCCGATGCAAAGGGAAATGATTTAATCTTGAGAGATGCCAAAGTAGTTTTGGAGTCTCGCGATGATGACAAGATACATGTAAGGCCTTCCCTGACTCTGCATGCTGTTCTATTTCTTCTACTAGCTGCATGCTGAAAGTCTGAAATATAGTTACATGTTGCATCCTTCTTCATAGTTTCCCATTCACCACTAAGCTGGTTGAAATTAAATcttgatggtgaaaattttatctttttgttgcattttATATCACAGTACATGGTAAACATGTTTTGATATTCAATTCGTTAACCAGTAAGTCTGTAATGGTCCAATTTTTTGTAGTAAAAATGGTTTGTTTGTTCTGCACTTCACGTCAGAAAACTGAAGTAATTAAATGTGCTACACAGTATCATAATCTCATTGACATAACGTCTAAATGATCCTTATATTGATCCTATCTTCATGTTGAGAGAGAAATATGGAATAAAATTGTACCATTCTAATGGTGTTCACCACGTAAATGCTTCCTTAacttcaaccaaaaaatttgCTGATTGTTCTGTTTATTCAAGGTGGCTTTATTGTCTAAGGTCAGTCATTTTTCCCTTGTTCATGTAACACTGTCCTAGTCAGCCCTTTCTTAGGATGTTGTAATATGTTTATCAATGGGATATGGGTATCATTTCTTTATTCAGATCAGGGCTTGCCCAATGCCAGGTTGGTGAGACAGATCTAATTACTGTGCTAAGAACACATTTTTCACCTGTTTGGTTTATCAGGTAAGAATTGACTTGACTGGGGAATCAACTCAGAAAGTGTATGATGATGTTTTAACGAACTTGGCTCGTACGGCACCACCCATTCCTGGATTTCGAAGGATGAAAGGAGGTTTGATTTGTTTCACCACATTCATAATAGACTTTTGCAtattttaagcataaaataaTTTATGCTTAATAATGTACTTCACAAGTAGTTACTAATCAGGAACTCTTTTGACTGTTTGCATGTGCATCACGGGATTCATTCAGGAAAAACATCAAATGTAAGTACCAGCCGATCTTGGCAGCTTGTTAAGATAGAGTTGCAAGGTGTTCCATGCATATGAAAACATCTCTGTTCCAATCTTGTTCCTTAATTTTGATTGCTTTAATAGCAAAATTGTTATTTCACTGGGAGATTTCCTCTTAGTTTGTGCTTAAGTAAATCATATCTTGCTTTCCTTGACCTTCCGAGTGCAACTCCTAGTTTATTGGCTGACTGAACTTGACTCAAATGGCACTGAGGGTAATAACGAacgtcttttcctttttcccatcTAATCTGATTTTTCGGATGCTGACTTGTTAAAACTCTAAAGTGTTTCCATTGTTTGAAACACCtattttaatagttttttttatgctttaaatGATTTGGGCATAATTTTATTTGGGAAGCTCATGGACCAGTTTATAAGGTCTCAAGAGATGGGTGGTATCCTTCTATAGTGCCATAAATCACTCAAATAGTCATGGTTAAAACATTCTGTATGTTTTCTTATTGAGTGCTGAGGGAAGCTGCAGAATCTTTGGATGCCATATTTAGGCACAATGCAGGTCGTACCATGTACTGTTCTGGTCTAGAACCTGTGGGTGCTCTTCATCTGCCTGCCAGGAAAGTGTCTCTGTTgcatttttttagaataaaCCCATACACctagcatctctctctctctctctttaacaCACACAGACTCCAGCAAACTAGGATCAGTAGTTCAGCCGATTGTTATCCTGCAAAAAGGGAAAACACAGCAGAGACACAACACAAGAACTtccagagaagaagaaacaaggTCCAGCCCTGATCTGAGGATGGAAGACCTCCTAGTTGCTTACAGTTCCATAAGGTTCTGCATTCCTTTAGGCATTAGGTTTTATAGGTGATGCCTCCCCTTGGGTCAGTGACCCAGACCTGTGGCCCTATCTCCTTAGTATGGCCTTATTATTAGGTCACCCGACTATCGTTGCCACTGCCAAGTTCCTCTCAAGAATGTAATCTGTGCTAGGTCAGTGCTCTGAAACTCACAGCCCATTACTTCGAAAATTAATTTACGGTGGACATTTATTAAGTGGCCTTTTTAAGATTTTGTAGCACCAGGTTGAATGTGGACCAGATCCCTTAATCTAATGCAGTCacaaattcctttttcttcacagCCACGGTTGTTTAAATCCTTGAAAGCATTGATTTGTTGAGTTTTTGCAGGTTCCGAAGAACTTTCTTCTGAGTATTCTCGGTGAAGATCGTGTTACCAAGTTCACCATCCAAGAAATCGTCAGTGCAGCAACCGCTGATTACGTCAAGAAGGTATATTACGTGGAATGCATGTGAATTTGATTCAGTGATCCTGAATGGCATATCCTGATTGGCACTTATTTATGCACTTAGGAGAATTTGAATGTGAAGAATAGCTTCAGTACGACACAGAGTGCAGAAGAACTTGCTGCCTCCTTCAAGCCCGGTCAGGAGTTTGGGTTTAATGCGGCGATAGAGCTTGAAAAGTCAGACACTGAAACAAACCAAGCGGCCACTTCGTAGTAGCAACAATGACTGTTTCAGTAGAAACTCTTTCGCTCTGTGAGTGTCTATGCACGCCTGTGTATCTGGTTCTGTGGCTGGTACAGTTGAATTCCAGGCTCGAGCCAACTTATTTACAGAAGTAATGCACTGGTTCAGAAAACGATGGAATTTTATTGAGTCGAGCACTTGGAACATGGATGTGATGCAAAAGGTATTTCAAAATACATGTACAGCTCAACTGAATGAGCCGTGCATGTCTAATAGGAGACAGCTTATTATTGTGTTCATTTTGTACGGAATGAGTTCAGTATTGACAGATTGTGTTTTAAGAAATAATGGACGGACTCAACAATGGCCCTTGGTCAGGACGAGTTACAAAATTAAACCATTCAGCTTTACGACAAAATGCACTGGAATTCGTTGCTGTTAAACAAGATTGATCCACCAATCTTCACAGACCATGGAGGGTGTGCTGCCACGCGTCTATAGGAGCCCCCGTCCACCTGTTTCATGAAAGCTCCCAAAGAGCAGCAGAGGAAAGACCACGGATTCAgacttctctttctctttgttatCACTATTGGCTCTTGCCTTCACATCCCTCTAACTCGTACAACCATGGCCGCGGGCTTCTATTATTTTGACCAGGTACAGGCTGTCCGGGTTCTTCTGAGTCTCTTTACTGCTTGCCTCCAATTTTGCCCATTCCCTTGTCGTTCTTCTCCTTCGAATTGGTTCCATTCCTCGTCGTGGTACAGGAGTTATCAAACTGTTATCGAGGGCCTGATAGTTGAGATGGCCAGATGGTGAGTGGTGGGTCtcctttgttcttgtttttggtgGTTCGCTGGTTCTGTACTGTTGGTAGCATGCAATGGAGGCGGCTTCCTCACGCTTTTGTTGCCAGAGGTGGTACTGCGCCTACATCAAGCAAGCGGCAATTGCATTATGGTAGCACCGAGACCATGCTCTGTGACGGCAGCTGTGCTTCCTCAGCTGTCACCATGACCatccaatggaaaaaaaaaagtggtaatATTGTCAGCAGGAAAAAGAGAATGGTTTTCATCTAAGAAGTGGCTCATTGTgaatttgttaagaaaaattAAGCGCTTATTTGTTGACATTTAAAAGTTGAGCGGTTATTTATTATTTGGTCAAAACTTAGGtggtttttttgtatttgtttcaagaaaaagaaaaaagcatggACGAACGAGCAAGGGAAAAGGGACTCGCAAGGTTTAGCGCCCTAaccctttgtttggttggaggaaaagggagggaaaagaaagggaaggaaagagaaagggaagagaaaagaatggaaagaaaaggaattaaaaagcttgtttggaaaaaaagaaagaaaagaaaagactaaATAGCACGTGGATTtagaaaggaggaaaaggaaaagaaggatagtgtgagaataaaaaacttttttacttcttttcttttctttccaatccGACCGATTTGGAAGGAAAAAGATTTACACTATACAATtccttcatttcctttcattCTCCTGTAATCAAACACGCTTTgcttttttccttccttttccctcttttttaattagccaaccaaacaaaggagggattgttcaatccttccctttccctcctttcaaACGATGCTGTACAAAGTACTGTTCAGCTTTGCTGATGAAGATTGAAGGATCATGGTAAGGGCCATTGGCGATGTTGATCCTGAACATGCTCACGATTAACTACGTGAGAGGGAGGGTGATGTCATCTCCCGTAACACCGATGAAGCCAAGAGGCGCATATCTATAGTGTCCGCATGCATGAAAAGGGTCCATGTAGAAATGATGCCCTTGCTGCTTCCATTGGCGATGATTTTATAGTGTGCGTTTGTTGAAGACGACAATGTGGTGGTTTACTTGAGAAGTCTGTTGAAGATGACAGAGGTACTGCAGGGAAGTTGAAAAATTTAAGGAAAGCTTTCTTAAATACTACATAAAAAAATCTCTAGGCATAGTAAATTagtaacaaataaataacaaacGCATTTCAATCGAAttgaattaaaataaaattagtgtttcataaatgtTATACACAAAAAGTAGTTTGTTTCAAATACAACTAACATCAAGTCCAGAATTAGTAAAACGATAGGTATGTAGAATCTTCTCCTCTTTGTATCACGCAGTCGATCTCAAGTAGCTCCAGCCCATTCGTCCAAGTCCCACCAAGCGCCTATAAGGAAGCAAGAGCTTGAGAAAGATCTCAATAGAATGGTCGGCAACCCATACTAGCTGGCTAAAAATACAAGGCAAGACAAAACAACGATAAAAGATATAAATAGAGATACCCAACAGTGCATAGAATACCAATAAATCCAAGTATCCAAATAAACTCGAGACACATAAAGACAATAAAGTAAAAGTGCTCATACAGATGCATCATGCATGCAGTCACTATTACACCAACTTGTTGCACAAAGAGGGTAGCTGGAGTGTGCAAGGCTCAATCCGAGGGCACCAGTGGCCGTTGGAATCTTGCTGAAAAATAATATACGCCAAAAAAGAAGAATTCTAGGGTTTCTTTCAACAAGTTTTACAACATGGTTAacgtttttcttcttcattttctcttttgagCTTCTTGTCAATTTTTGTACTTAATCCTCACCTCCCTTGCTTATTTTCAGTCCCTTTTCCTTCCCTATCAGAAGCAAGTGGGTCCTGCGAATCTGTTTTCCATATCCACAGGAAGGGCAGGCTTGCATGACATTCCCGCccatctctcactctctctcaaaAAACAGAGGCTGCAGTCTATAGAGATCCCTCCATATTTATTGTGTCGGGGTACACTCTCATTTCTTTTCCGCTTTTCGTACTATTCCACACTGAAAGACAAGGGAATAGGTGCAAAAAGAGATGCGGCTTTGTTTAATCCTTTCTAGGATTTGTTCTATCCTTTGTCAATATATTTATGTGTCCAAGTAGCTACTTTTTCAAGGCCTGCTGTGTCCATCTCTTCATACCAGTGCGACACTGACACCCATGCGAGTGTGCATGAAACATAGATCAGAACTACAACATACTAGCTCAATGAGGGAGAGGTAGACAAATAGGAAACTTGCTCCTTAGTTGTTTTACGAAAGGAACCAGATCAGTGAGGTCATGATCAGTGTGGCCTTGCTCCTTAACTAGACGCAAAAAGGCCACATTAACAAGGCCACACAATACAGACAACAAAATTGTGTCTTGAACAATGAGAACTCACCTGGTGC
Proteins encoded in this region:
- the LOC116250272 gene encoding uncharacterized protein LOC116250272, with the translated sequence MATTMLKFQPTVIPKVGVLRRISHNVHMVADIKSIKSLYSTKIQLLHSSEQNASRHVQLTANAVGSGLEGSIADAKGNDLILRDAKVVLESRDDDKIHVRIDLTGESTQKVYDDVLTNLARTAPPIPGFRRMKGGKTSNVPKNFLLSILGEDRVTKFTIQEIVSAATADYVKKENLNVKNSFSTTQSAEELAASFKPGQEFGFNAAIELEKSDTETNQAATS